The window CGCAGATCTACTTCAGCCATTTGCAGCGCTATCTGTCGGGCGATCCGGACTCGCTCTCCTGGGCCTATTGGCATCAGGGACAGCAGCCGCTGTACACGCTACCGCTGCTGCTGCCCTGGGCGCTGGTGCGAGCCTGCAGCTCGCTGGCCCTCTCGCTGCTGGCGCTGGGCGGAATTTGGTTTGTGGTCGGCGCGCGGCGAACGCGTCTGCCCGAGCTGGCCTGGCCGCTGTTGATCTACATTTTGGCCGTACCTCTGCGCATCGGGCGGCTGGATTACCCCTACCTGCTGCCCGTGCTTCCGCTGTGCGTCGTTGCCGCCGCGCTGCTGGTGCACGAGCTCTCGGGTCTCGGGCGCAGACTGCCCGCGGTTCTGGCAAGAGCCGTGTTGGTCGCCGCGATCGCGGCGCTGGTTGTCCAGACGCTGCTGGTCCAGGCGCTGATCACGCCGCAGGTGCCCCAGCGTCTGGACCAGCTCGTCGGCCGCCAGGGGGCTGAGCCGACACTGTTGAACAGCCTACGCTCGAATCAATGCGAGCAGGTCTCAGGGCTGCCGCGGATCGACGGTACGCAAAGCCAGCGTCCGGCGCAGCTGCTGGTTCCGGCGTTGGAGGCAAGCAGCCGCGGGATAGATCCACAAGGGCGCGAGATGGAGCGTTTCCCCGCTCTGGCCCTGGGTTGGGAGGGTTATCGTTTGGAACGCAGGATCGAGCGCCGCACCCCGGGCTGCCTGCAAGGGGGGCGGATCAGCGCGGCGTTGTACACGTTTTGGTTCTGCGAAGAGGGGTACTACTTATTTTCGCGCAGCGCGGGCTCGAGCTTCGTCAGGTAGCACTCCAGCGCCTCGCGCCAGGGGCGCAACGGCCCGCCCAGGGCCGCGGCCAGCCGATCGCAGCATAGTTCGCTGTTGGCCGGTCGCGGGGCTTTGCGCGGCATTTGCGATGATTTTACCGGCCGGATTGTGATGTTGATTCCGAGAATCTCGCAGCAGGTTTTGGCCGCCTCGTACCAGGTGGTGACGCCGGAGTTGGTGGCGTGGAACAGGCCCGAGCGGCCCGATCGGCACAGCTCGAGAATCGCCGCGGCCAGGTCGTTGGAGAGCGTGGGCGTTCCGCGTTGGTCCTCGACCACCGACAGCTCGCCGCGCTCGCGGGCCAGGCGGACGATGGTGCGGAAGAAGTGCCCTCCGTCCGGGCCGTAGAGCCAGGCTGTGCGTACGATCGTCGCCCGTTGGCCAAGCACCGACAGCGCGGTTTCTCCGGCGAGCTTGCTGCGGGCATAAGCTCCCAGGGGCTGCGGCCGGTCGTCCTCGCAATAGGGGCCGGGCTTGGTTCCGTCGAAAACATAGTCGGTCGAGATGTGCAGCAGTCGCGTCGAGCGCTCGGCCAGGGCCGCGGCCAGCACCCGCGGGCCCTGGGCGTTGACGCGCATCGCGGCATCGGGCTGATCCTCGGCCTGGTCGACCGCGGTGTAGGCCGCACAGTTGATCACCCACTGCGGATCGAAGCGCAGCGCCGCCTCGACCGATTGCGGGTCGGTGATGTCGACCTCGGGAAGATCCATGGCGCACAGCTCGTGTCCGTGAGCAGCGAACGCCTCGACCACGCGGCGTCCGAGCATCCCATTACAGCCCAGTACCAGGCAGCGCACCCTCAGTCGGCCTCGGCCAGGCGTCGGCCGTACCAGGCGTCATAGAAGCGCTCGTGCTCGCCGCTGATGATCCGCTTGCACCAGTCCAGGTTGTTGCGGTACCAGTCCACGGTGCGCGCGATCCCCTCGGCGAAGTCGACCTGCGGCAGCCAGCCCAGCTCGCTTTCGATTCGACTGGAATCAATGGCGTAGCGCCGGTCGTGCCCGGGCCGGTCGGTCACGCGTTTGATCAGCGACTGAGGCTTGCCAAGGGCGCGCAGGATCAGTTGCGTGATCTCGATGTTGGTGCGCTCGTTGCCTCCGCCGACGTTGTAGACCCGGCCGACCTCTCCGCGTTCGAGCACCAGTTCCAGCGCCCGGCAGTGGTCGTCGACGTGGATCCAGTCGCGCACGTTCTTGCCGTCGCCGTACAGCGGCAGCGGTTTGTCGTCCATGGCGTTGAGCGTGAACAGCGGGATCAGTTTTTCGGGAAACTGGTGCGGCCCGTAGTTGTTCGAGCAGCGAGTGATCATCGCCGGAAAGCCGTGGGTGCGCACATAGGCCTGCACCAGCAGGTCGGCGGCGGTCTTGCTCGCGGAGTAGGGGCTCGAGGGATCCAGCGGCGTTTCTTCGGTGAACAGCCCCTCGGGGCCCAGGCTGCCGTAGACCTCGTCGGTGCTGACCTGAACGTAGCGCTTCACGCCGTGACGCAGCGCCGCTTCGAGCAGCACCTGGGTGCCCAGCACGTTGGTGCGCACAAATTCGGCGGCGCTGTGGATGCTGCGATCCACGTGGCTTTCGGCCGCCAGGTGCAGCACCGCGTCGATATTGGATCCCAGAACCCGGTCGACGCACTCGGGATCGCAGATGTCGCCTCTGACGAACTCGATGCGGTCGCCTTCGACCAGATCGCGGATCGTCTCGAAATTACCGGCGTAGGTCAGCTTGTCGAGCACAACCGGACGCAGCTCGGGGCGGTTTGCACAAAGGTGGCGCACCAAGTTGCTGCCGATGAATCCGGCTCCGCCGGTGATCAGTATGCGCATCGTTACCTCCGGCCGACAATATAAACGTCTGGGCACCGCCTGGTAAAGATCGTTGCAACATCGCGGCGGGTTTGGGTGTCGATAAAGTGATGCTCGACGCAGATCGCGTGGGGCTATATTTATCAACAGGAGATCTGCGCTATGGACAGCGAACGCGGGATGCCGATACCATGCACGGCATGAAATTCGGCAAACCAACGACGATTTTATTGGTGCTCGGATTGCTCGCATTGGGCGGCTGCGCCCTACGCGGCCATGAGCCGATCGATTACCAACCTGCGGATGCAACCGCTGCGGAACCGGAGGACCAGGAAGCGCAGCAGGCGCAAGATCTGCGCAATCAGTACCTGCAATTCCTGCGGGAGATGAACCGCATCGACCGCGATTTCAAGTCGTACTACAGCTACTCGCTGGCCCAGTGGGCGATGATGGGCGGGGACGTCGTGGCCGCGCGCCGCTTGCTCGAGGAGTCGGCAGCCGGCGCCGAGCCGGGGACTTTTCCCTATCTCGAGCTGGCCGAGGTCTGCCTGACCCTGGGCGACTTTCAGTGCGCGATGACCAACGTTGAGCGCACTTTGCAAGATAATCCGAACGATCTACGGGCGCTGATGGCCTTGGCCGGACTGTCCGAGGCCATGGGCGATCGCGACGCCGCGCTCGAGGCCTACGATCGCTGCACCCGGATCGATCCCACACAGACCGACTGTCGGCTCTATCGCGCCGAGCTGCTGGTGGACATCGGAGAACTCGAGCAGGCCTTTGACGAGTTTGAGTCGCTGTTGCGCGAAGATCCGGGGCATACCCAGGCGCGGCTGCTGTTGGCGCGGGTGTGCATGCTCACCGGCCGCGAACAGCGCGCCGAGCTCGAGTTCCTGACCGTACTCCAGCAGCGGCCCGGAGATCTGGCCGCGGCACTGGGCATGGGACTGCTGTGCGAGCAGCAGGGTGATGTGCAGCGGGCGCTGGAGTACTACCAGATCGCCCTTACCGCCGATCCGGGCAACCGGATGTTGCGCGAACGGGTGATCCTGCTGCTGGTCGAGCTGGGACGCGCCGAGGATGCGTTGCAGCAGGCCGATCGGATCAGGACCATCGACGCGGACGAGCACGCTTGGCGCATCACCCGGGCGATGATCATGTTTCACGTCGAACGCTACGACGAGGCCGAGAGCTTGTTGCGCGTGGGCCTGGAGCAGCAGCCGGACGACCAATACGCGCGGCTGTTGCTGGGCAACGTGCTGCTCAACCAGCGACGTCCCGAGGAGGCCCTGGAACATCTTGAGCAACTTGCGCAGGACTCGGATTATTACATCGACGGCCTGGCCTCGCAGGTCGAGGCGTTGCGCATGCTCAGGCGCTGGCCCCAGGCGCTGGAGACCTCGCGCGAGGGACGCGCGGCTCAACCGGACAACGACTACTGGCTACGCTCCGAAGCGATCGCGCTGGCCGGGCTGGAACGCTACGAACAGTCCGAGGAACTGCTGCGTCAGGGTATAAGCCGCAATCGACGCAACGCCGAATTGATCTACACCCTGGCGTTGGTGCTCGAGGAGCAGCAGCGCAGCGACGAAGCGTTACGCCAGATTAAAAAAGTACTGCGCCTCGATCCGGAGAATGTCAGCGCGCTGAACTTCCTGGGCTACAGCTATGCGGAACGCGGCGAGAACCTCGATCAGGCCGAGGCTGCACTGATCAAGGCCGATTCGCTGCGGCCCGACGACGGCTACATCATCGACTCGCTGGGCTGGGTGTTTTACAAGCAGGGCCGCTTCGAGCAGGCTTTGCAATACCTCGAGCGCGCCGTGCAACTGGCGCCCAACGAGCCGGTGGTTCTGGGTCACCTGGGCGACGTCTATTCCGAATTGGGCCGCAATCAACAGGCGATCGATGCCTACCGCCGGGCGCTGCAGTCCGACCCGGAGCCCGACCAACGGCAGGAGCTGATCGATAAGCTTCGGGGCCTGGGCGCGCAGATCGACGCGGACGGAGGCTTGTGAATCCGCAACGGGTTCGGCGTTGGGCGCTGTGGGCCGCGCTGTTGTTGTTGCTCACGGCGGGCTGTGCGACGCGCGGCGTTGCGCCGCCGGACCTTAAGGCGGGGGTCGATGGTGCGACGCTGCTCGAGGGCATGGCCCAGCGCAGCGCGGAGCTCAATACGCTCAGCGTCTGGGGCGTGGCCACCTATCGCCGCGGGTCCCAGCGTGGATTCGCCAATTTCGCGGTTCACCTCGGCGCAGGCGGCGAAATTCGGCTGGAACTGCTCGATCCGCTGTACATGCCGGCAATGGTTCTGGTCCAGGCGCACGATTCGATTCAGGTCTTCGACGTGCACTCCAACGTACTCTACAGCGGACCGCCGGGGCCGCAGGTACTCGAGCGGCTCGCCGGACTTCCCCTTGATCCGCGGCTGCTTTTCCCGGCGTTCAGCGGGCGGCTCAAGGGCCGCGACGGTGCGATCGAGCTGCTGGAGGGGCCGGATGCGGGCCGCGCTGTGCGCCAGGGTAGACTCAGCGGGATCGTCGACAGCAGATCTTACCTGTTGACAAACTTTGAGTTTGATCTATATGAAGATGGCTCAAAGGCGAACGTCACGCTCGAGCGGTTAGATCAGACGGACGGTATGCTATTGGCCGGGCTGATAGTATGCAGCGGATATGCTGGAACCGACCGGGCGGAGCGATTCTCCGTTGAGCTGACCGTGGAGACGGCGCGTCCCAATCCGGAGCTGGACGATTCGATTTTTGTGCTCGATCCGGGACCGGACACGACATTGCGCGACCTGCGTTGAAACTGCGAGAGGAGGCCCGATGCCCAACGACAAACGCCTAGGCGAGATGTTGGTCGAAAGTGGACAGATCACCCAGCTCCAATTCGACTCGGCGATGGCGGATCAGCGTTCCTGGGGCGGCAACCTGGGCCGCAACTTGGTGCGCATGGGGGCGGTGAGCAGGGCGCAGTTGGTCGATTTTCTGGCTCGTAAAATCAACGTACAGAAGATTGATTTTCTACACACCACGGTCAACGAAGATGCGGTCAAGCTCATTCCGCGCGAGGTATGTTGGAGGTTCAAGGTGCTGCCGATCGTGGCCAAGGCCAGCACCGCGAAAAAGGGTCTGCTGCTGGCGATGGCCGATCCGTCCGACCTCGAGGCGATTGAGCAGGTCGAGTTCCTCACCGGCTATCGGGTGACGCCGGTGGTCGGCGACGAGGAGCAGATCGAGAAGATCATCGAACACTGCTACAGCTCCGATGGTTATCGCTCGTGCCAGAATGGCGAGTGTCTGCACGAGATGATCGACCTCAAGCCCGCGGCGATCGACCTGCCGGACGAGGAACAGATCGTGATCATGACCGATCACGGCGAGGAGAAGGTGATCCAGAAGGACGACCGGATGGTCGCCTTTCGCGGTCTGCGGGCCCTGGTCGACCTGTTGATCGAGAAGGGCATCGTTACCCAGGAAGAGTTCCGCGATCAGCTTGCCAAGACCGAATAGCGCCATTTCAACGCCAGCCGATTCCCGGCCGCAAACCCTGCGTATCCGGCGCCTGACCACCGAACTTCGTTCGCAAGGCGGGCTGCTGAGCATTGTGGACAACGTATCGCTGAGCATCGAGCGTGGTTGCGCGCTGGGGCTGGTGGGCGAATCGGGCTGCGGCAAGAGCCTGCTGGCGCGCAGCGCCCTGGGACTTTTGCCGCGCAGGCTGTTCAAGGTCAGCGGCAGTGTGCGCCTGGGCCAAAGCGAACTGATCGGCATGCCGCGCAGGCAACTGCGCAAGGTGCTGGGCAGTCGCGCGGCGATGATCTTCCAAGAGCCCGCCGCTGCCATGGATCCGGTCTATCCGGCGGGAGACGCGGCCTACGAGGTGTTGCGACGACACGGCGGCCTGGGTCGCGTTGACTCGCGACGGCGCGTGGCCGAGCTGTTCGCCCAAGTCGGGATCGACGATCCGCTCAAACGTGCGGCGCAGATTCCCTCGCGCCTTTCCGGCGGCATGCGCCAGCGCGCGTTGATCGCCTCGACCCTGGCCGCGGACGTCGAGCTGCTGGTGGCCGACGAGCCGACGACCGCCCTGGACGTGACGATCCAGGCGCAGATTCTGGCGTTGCTCAATCGCCTGCGCCGCGACCGCGGAACCTCGCTGCTGCTGATCACCCACGATTTGGGCGTGGTCGCCGCGACCTGCCAGCGGGTGGCGGTGATGTACGCCGGGCGGATCGTGGAACACGGCGCGGTGGGCGAGATCTTCAGCCGGCCGGCCCATCCTTACACGCGGTTGCTGCTGAAAGCGCTGCACGCCACGCAACAGCGCGACATTCAACGTCTCGAGGGCATTCCCGGCAACGTGCCCGACCCCTCGGACTATCCAACGGGCTGTCGGTTTCACCCG of the Candidatus Alcyoniella australis genome contains:
- a CDS encoding phospholipid carrier-dependent glycosyltransferase produces the protein MSPFNPILRRLLIAVALTLALFMLYSRPLWPGAQYRQQVAAMSDGHFHVAAVIFQGERSGLYQLKYGPGAYLLDWLPLRSLELLTPGNLTGRELIAARMLGCAWLHCLLAALCAPLLYLLLRPRWGLRRSLLAAALLGIHPALASHALSIDVNAPFLFYTLLSLVSLERLNRSGSSAWAAALGLFSACAFCTKELFGWAMLAYPWLIYAGAKARGRPLSFVAHGSLALAVFGGAVALLSLVWIDPQIYFSHLQRYLSGDPDSLSWAYWHQGQQPLYTLPLLLPWALVRACSSLALSLLALGGIWFVVGARRTRLPELAWPLLIYILAVPLRIGRLDYPYLLPVLPLCVVAAALLVHELSGLGRRLPAVLARAVLVAAIAALVVQTLLVQALITPQVPQRLDQLVGRQGAEPTLLNSLRSNQCEQVSGLPRIDGTQSQRPAQLLVPALEASSRGIDPQGREMERFPALALGWEGYRLERRIERRTPGCLQGGRISAALYTFWFCEEGYYLFSRSAGSSFVR
- the rfbB gene encoding dTDP-glucose 4,6-dehydratase; translation: MRILITGGAGFIGSNLVRHLCANRPELRPVVLDKLTYAGNFETIRDLVEGDRIEFVRGDICDPECVDRVLGSNIDAVLHLAAESHVDRSIHSAAEFVRTNVLGTQVLLEAALRHGVKRYVQVSTDEVYGSLGPEGLFTEETPLDPSSPYSASKTAADLLVQAYVRTHGFPAMITRCSNNYGPHQFPEKLIPLFTLNAMDDKPLPLYGDGKNVRDWIHVDDHCRALELVLERGEVGRVYNVGGGNERTNIEITQLILRALGKPQSLIKRVTDRPGHDRRYAIDSSRIESELGWLPQVDFAEGIARTVDWYRNNLDWCKRIISGEHERFYDAWYGRRLAEAD
- a CDS encoding ABC transporter ATP-binding protein, whose amino-acid sequence is MPRPNSAISTPADSRPQTLRIRRLTTELRSQGGLLSIVDNVSLSIERGCALGLVGESGCGKSLLARSALGLLPRRLFKVSGSVRLGQSELIGMPRRQLRKVLGSRAAMIFQEPAAAMDPVYPAGDAAYEVLRRHGGLGRVDSRRRVAELFAQVGIDDPLKRAAQIPSRLSGGMRQRALIASTLAADVELLVADEPTTALDVTIQAQILALLNRLRRDRGTSLLLITHDLGVVAATCQRVAVMYAGRIVEHGAVGEIFSRPAHPYTRLLLKALHATQQRDIQRLEGIPGNVPDPSDYPTGCRFHPRCPERFAVCDSQVPQQLPIPGRNGWAACHLYDSSLRGKS
- the rfbD gene encoding dTDP-4-dehydrorhamnose reductase — protein: MRCLVLGCNGMLGRRVVEAFAAHGHELCAMDLPEVDITDPQSVEAALRFDPQWVINCAAYTAVDQAEDQPDAAMRVNAQGPRVLAAALAERSTRLLHISTDYVFDGTKPGPYCEDDRPQPLGAYARSKLAGETALSVLGQRATIVRTAWLYGPDGGHFFRTIVRLARERGELSVVEDQRGTPTLSNDLAAAILELCRSGRSGLFHATNSGVTTWYEAAKTCCEILGINITIRPVKSSQMPRKAPRPANSELCCDRLAAALGGPLRPWREALECYLTKLEPALRENK
- a CDS encoding tetratricopeptide repeat protein produces the protein MHGMKFGKPTTILLVLGLLALGGCALRGHEPIDYQPADATAAEPEDQEAQQAQDLRNQYLQFLREMNRIDRDFKSYYSYSLAQWAMMGGDVVAARRLLEESAAGAEPGTFPYLELAEVCLTLGDFQCAMTNVERTLQDNPNDLRALMALAGLSEAMGDRDAALEAYDRCTRIDPTQTDCRLYRAELLVDIGELEQAFDEFESLLREDPGHTQARLLLARVCMLTGREQRAELEFLTVLQQRPGDLAAALGMGLLCEQQGDVQRALEYYQIALTADPGNRMLRERVILLLVELGRAEDALQQADRIRTIDADEHAWRITRAMIMFHVERYDEAESLLRVGLEQQPDDQYARLLLGNVLLNQRRPEEALEHLEQLAQDSDYYIDGLASQVEALRMLRRWPQALETSREGRAAQPDNDYWLRSEAIALAGLERYEQSEELLRQGISRNRRNAELIYTLALVLEEQQRSDEALRQIKKVLRLDPENVSALNFLGYSYAERGENLDQAEAALIKADSLRPDDGYIIDSLGWVFYKQGRFEQALQYLERAVQLAPNEPVVLGHLGDVYSELGRNQQAIDAYRRALQSDPEPDQRQELIDKLRGLGAQIDADGGL